In Flavobacterium sp. N1736, the following are encoded in one genomic region:
- a CDS encoding acyltransferase family protein translates to MSSISTDIQPKKHYEILDGLRGVAAILVVTFHIFEAFSGGNRFAQIINHGYLAVDFFFLLSGFVVAYAYDDRWTKMSQWEFYKRRLIRLQPMVIMGMIIGAIFYYFQASDILFPMIAGMEVWKVILTMIIGFTLLPIPPSLEIRGWGEMHPLNGPAWSLFFEYIANILYALFFRKFSNKVLSVFVLIFAGLLINYTVFGPKGDVIGGWSLNLEQMNVGFTRLLYPFFAGVLLCRLGKLIHIKGAFWVCSLLITIVLALPRFGGENTLWMNGLYESFCIILVFPLIVAIGAGGEIKSAFSAKICKLLGDISYPIYITHYPLIYWYTAWVVDNKVTLANGYLLGIGVLIASIVMAYLCLKLYDEPVRKWLLNRFRGSK, encoded by the coding sequence ATGAGTTCTATTTCTACAGATATTCAACCAAAAAAGCATTATGAAATTCTGGACGGTTTACGTGGAGTTGCGGCAATATTAGTCGTTACATTTCACATTTTTGAAGCTTTTAGTGGCGGAAACCGTTTTGCACAAATTATCAATCACGGTTATCTCGCCGTTGATTTCTTCTTTCTTTTATCGGGATTTGTTGTGGCTTATGCTTACGACGATCGCTGGACGAAAATGTCGCAATGGGAATTTTACAAACGACGTTTAATTCGTTTACAGCCCATGGTTATTATGGGAATGATTATTGGAGCCATTTTTTATTATTTTCAGGCTTCGGATATTTTGTTTCCGATGATTGCCGGAATGGAAGTTTGGAAAGTAATTCTAACCATGATTATTGGTTTTACTTTACTACCAATTCCGCCATCATTAGAAATAAGAGGCTGGGGCGAAATGCATCCTTTAAATGGTCCGGCGTGGTCACTATTTTTCGAATATATTGCTAATATTTTGTACGCCTTGTTTTTTCGTAAATTCTCGAATAAGGTACTGTCAGTTTTTGTGCTGATATTTGCCGGACTATTAATTAATTACACCGTTTTTGGTCCAAAAGGCGATGTTATTGGCGGCTGGTCATTAAATTTGGAACAAATGAATGTTGGTTTTACACGTTTATTATATCCGTTTTTTGCAGGAGTTTTACTTTGTCGATTAGGAAAACTAATTCATATAAAAGGCGCTTTTTGGGTTTGCAGTCTTTTAATCACGATTGTACTGGCATTGCCAAGATTTGGCGGAGAAAACACTTTATGGATGAATGGTTTATACGAATCTTTCTGCATTATTTTAGTTTTCCCTCTTATAGTTGCCATTGGCGCTGGCGGAGAAATTAAAAGTGCATTTTCGGCTAAAATATGCAAACTTTTAGGCGATATTTCATATCCAATTTATATCACACATTATCCCTTAATTTATTGGTACACAGCATGGGTTGTAGATAATAAAGTAACTCTTGCCAATGGTTATTTATTAGGAATTGGCGTTTTAATTGCCAGCATCGTAATGGCTTATTTATGTTTGAAATTATACGATGAACCGGTTCGTAAATGGCTTCTTAATAGGTTCAGAGGTTCAAAGTAG
- a CDS encoding NADH:flavin oxidoreductase — MSTNNLFSPFNLKSLNLKNRIVMAPMTRSFSPNGVPTDEVAAYYQKRAEGEVGLILSEGTVIDRPSSSNDGNVPHFYGDQSLKGWKKVIEEVHAAGGSMGPQIWHMGIMDNHHSGWVPPVPFEGPSGLNRPDFNNGNTMSEKDIEDTIIAFGKAAVDAKRLGFDTIEIHGAHGYLIDQFFRAETNLRTDIYGGKTLPERNRFAIEVIKEIRKQVGNDFAVIMRFSQFKPSDYNYKLAKNPQELEAWLTPLVDAGVDILHCSQRRFWDPEFEDSDLNFAGWAKKVTGASTITVGSVGLSGDFFGAFAGESSQPTSLDELNRRFDRGDFDLVAVGRPLLSDPNWVAKIKAGKTDQLKGFSKEALGALVLE; from the coding sequence ATGAGTACAAACAACCTGTTTTCGCCATTTAACTTGAAATCGTTAAATCTTAAAAACCGAATTGTAATGGCGCCAATGACGCGCTCATTTTCTCCAAACGGAGTTCCAACTGATGAAGTAGCCGCTTATTATCAAAAAAGAGCTGAAGGTGAAGTTGGTTTAATATTATCTGAAGGAACTGTTATTGACAGACCATCATCATCAAACGATGGAAATGTGCCGCATTTTTACGGAGATCAATCTTTAAAAGGATGGAAAAAAGTGATTGAAGAAGTTCACGCTGCCGGAGGTTCTATGGGACCACAAATCTGGCATATGGGAATTATGGACAATCACCATTCAGGATGGGTTCCGCCGGTTCCGTTTGAAGGTCCGTCAGGATTAAACCGACCAGACTTTAATAATGGAAATACCATGTCTGAAAAAGATATTGAAGATACTATTATTGCTTTTGGAAAAGCTGCTGTTGATGCAAAAAGATTAGGTTTTGATACGATTGAAATTCACGGTGCACACGGTTATTTAATCGATCAGTTTTTTAGAGCTGAAACTAATTTACGTACTGATATTTATGGTGGAAAAACATTGCCGGAACGTAACCGTTTTGCGATTGAAGTTATAAAAGAAATTAGAAAACAAGTTGGTAATGACTTTGCGGTTATCATGCGTTTTTCTCAATTTAAACCTTCAGATTACAATTATAAACTGGCAAAAAATCCACAAGAATTAGAAGCGTGGCTTACGCCTCTTGTTGATGCGGGTGTTGATATTTTACACTGCTCGCAACGCAGATTCTGGGATCCTGAATTTGAAGATTCTGACCTGAATTTTGCAGGCTGGGCTAAAAAAGTTACGGGAGCATCAACGATTACGGTAGGTTCTGTTGGACTTTCAGGAGATTTCTTCGGTGCTTTTGCAGGAGAAAGTTCTCAGCCAACTTCTTTAGATGAATTAAACAGACGTTTCGACCGAGGTGATTTTGATTTAGTTGCCGTAGGAAGACCTCTTTTATCTGATCCAAATTGGGTTGCAAAAATCAAAGCCGGAAAAACAGATCAATTAAAAGGTTTTAGCAAAGAAGCTTTAGGAGCATTGGTTTTGGAATAA
- a CDS encoding ArsR/SmtB family transcription factor, producing MEHIEIFKALSNKSRLQMLEWLKEPEINFPEQLQHAGFEHGVCVGQIQAKAGLTQSTVSEYLSILQRAGFIEATRVGQWTYYKRNEGAFEALSKLIQTNL from the coding sequence ATGGAACATATAGAAATCTTTAAGGCACTCTCGAACAAATCCAGATTACAAATGCTGGAATGGTTAAAAGAACCTGAAATAAACTTTCCTGAACAACTTCAGCATGCTGGATTTGAACACGGAGTTTGTGTTGGGCAAATACAAGCCAAAGCGGGACTTACACAATCGACAGTTTCTGAATATTTGTCGATTTTACAACGAGCCGGTTTTATCGAAGCCACACGCGTTGGGCAATGGACATACTATAAACGTAACGAAGGTGCCTTTGAAGCACTCAGTAAATTAATTCAAACTAATTTGTAA
- a CDS encoding TlpA family protein disulfide reductase, producing MKKTLLILGFLCCLITSSKAQVVGTDVGDIAPEIDLPDTKGNNVVLSSLRGDLVLVDFWASWCGPCIKEQPELLKLYNTYPGKFLIYSVSMDTKKPLWLAAIAKQKLPWIQVSDLKYWTSPVVGDYLLQSVPLNFLVDKNGIIVAKNIHGNALNEMVKNMLGE from the coding sequence ATGAAAAAAACATTACTTATTTTAGGATTCTTATGTTGTTTAATAACAAGTTCAAAAGCTCAGGTTGTTGGAACTGACGTTGGAGATATTGCTCCCGAAATTGATCTTCCGGATACAAAAGGAAACAATGTGGTACTTTCGTCTTTAAGAGGAGATTTGGTTTTAGTTGACTTTTGGGCATCGTGGTGCGGACCTTGTATTAAAGAACAGCCGGAATTATTAAAATTGTACAATACTTATCCGGGTAAATTTTTGATTTACAGTGTTTCTATGGATACTAAAAAACCGCTTTGGCTGGCAGCAATTGCCAAACAAAAATTACCGTGGATACAAGTAAGCGACTTAAAATACTGGACTTCGCCGGTTGTAGGCGATTATTTGCTGCAATCTGTGCCGTTAAACTTTTTAGTTGACAAAAACGGAATTATCGTTGCCAAAAACATTCACGGAAATGCGTTGAATGAAATGGTAAAGAATATGCTTGGGGAATAA
- the galA gene encoding beta-galactosidase GalA, with amino-acid sequence MRTIFPKGMLLYFIFLISNCISAQNKSERDLILIDKDWRFSFGHLFDTDKDFGHATGYFSYLTKTGFGDGPAAVNFDDRAWRKLDLPHDWAVEQAFSEKASFSHGFKTAGKGFPEKSIGWYRKKINIPESDKGKIISLKFDGVFRNSKVFFNGYFLGTEESGYNGFEYDVTAYANYGGENTIVVRVDASMEEGWFYEGAGIYRHVYLQKTNPIHVAENGTYITSEIKDNSAEVTAEVSIENKGNYKGAIEIIQTILDAQGKQIATVSENGTAPGFYKTTNFTSKLTVNNPLLWDIENPNLYRLVTEIKKDGKVIDRYESSFGIRTIKFDAEKGFFLNGKSVKLKGTNNHQDHAGIGTALPDDLQYFRIKKLKEMGSNAYRCSHHPPTPELLDACDKLGMLVIDETRLMGINEYHLNDLERMIKRDRNHPSIFCWSVGNEEWNIEGNIVGERITNVMQDFSKSIDPTRPVTVGISSGFKSGISSVVEIVGYNYLGNGDIDAHRNEFKQQPGMGTEEGSTFATRGVYFTDDAKHYQSAYDRKPRPSFYSIEEGWKFYAERPYLAGMFIWTGFDYRGEPTPYGWPSVTSYFGMMDVCGFPKDNVFYLKSWWGNEPVLHIIPHWNWSTGKEIDVWVHSNCDEVELFLNKESLGKKKMEQYGHLEWKVKYVPGTLEAVGYKNGKKVLSEIQKTTENAQNIKLSVDKENLSNANVVVITAETTDEKGAHVPTANHELTFSIKGGKILGVGNGNPTSLERDKFIDNIELVAITNFEEKKLASTNLPNQITAETDNNWKEAFKDRDYKNQAPAYVYRGKFDLKDNLKTNTVTFFYKKIGVNAVVFVNGNKIPASAEDDQKYILNATILKQGLNTIQIIAPPLQKNKDWDVMNTDPGIIQVITPAESWKRKLFNGYAQVIIEKDQNAGEVNISATAKGLKAGSIIVK; translated from the coding sequence ATGAGAACTATTTTTCCAAAAGGAATGCTGCTTTATTTTATTTTTTTGATTTCCAATTGTATTTCGGCACAAAATAAATCAGAAAGAGATTTGATTTTAATCGATAAAGACTGGCGTTTTTCATTTGGACATTTATTTGATACTGATAAAGATTTTGGTCATGCAACGGGATATTTTTCTTATTTAACCAAAACGGGATTTGGTGACGGTCCGGCTGCAGTAAATTTTGATGACAGAGCGTGGAGAAAATTAGATCTTCCGCACGATTGGGCAGTGGAACAGGCGTTTAGCGAAAAAGCCAGTTTTAGCCACGGATTTAAAACTGCCGGAAAAGGTTTTCCTGAAAAAAGTATTGGCTGGTACCGAAAAAAAATCAATATTCCGGAAAGTGATAAAGGCAAAATTATTTCGCTAAAATTTGACGGTGTTTTCAGGAATTCGAAAGTATTTTTTAACGGTTATTTCCTTGGAACTGAAGAAAGCGGTTACAATGGTTTTGAATATGATGTAACAGCATATGCAAATTATGGCGGTGAAAATACAATTGTTGTGCGCGTTGATGCTTCGATGGAAGAAGGCTGGTTTTATGAAGGCGCGGGAATTTACAGACATGTGTATCTGCAAAAAACAAACCCGATTCATGTTGCTGAAAACGGAACTTATATTACATCAGAAATAAAAGATAATAGTGCCGAAGTTACAGCAGAAGTTTCTATTGAAAATAAAGGAAATTATAAAGGTGCAATCGAAATTATTCAGACGATTTTAGATGCTCAGGGAAAACAAATTGCAACTGTTTCTGAAAACGGAACTGCGCCGGGATTTTATAAAACAACAAATTTTACTTCGAAATTAACGGTAAATAATCCGTTATTATGGGATATTGAAAATCCGAATTTATATCGTTTGGTAACTGAAATTAAGAAAGACGGAAAAGTTATTGATCGTTATGAATCTTCTTTCGGAATAAGAACCATAAAGTTTGATGCTGAAAAAGGTTTTTTCCTTAACGGAAAATCGGTAAAACTAAAAGGCACAAACAATCATCAGGATCATGCGGGAATTGGAACGGCTTTGCCGGATGATTTACAATATTTCAGAATTAAAAAACTGAAAGAAATGGGCTCGAATGCCTATCGCTGTTCGCATCATCCGCCAACGCCTGAATTGCTTGATGCCTGCGATAAACTGGGAATGCTGGTTATTGATGAAACGCGTTTAATGGGAATTAACGAGTATCATTTGAATGATTTGGAACGAATGATAAAACGCGATCGCAATCATCCGAGTATTTTTTGCTGGTCTGTTGGAAATGAAGAATGGAATATTGAGGGTAATATTGTTGGGGAACGTATTACAAATGTGATGCAGGATTTTAGTAAAAGCATTGATCCTACAAGACCTGTAACGGTTGGAATTAGCAGTGGTTTTAAAAGCGGAATTTCGTCTGTGGTAGAAATTGTGGGTTATAATTATCTTGGAAACGGGGATATCGATGCACATAGAAATGAGTTTAAACAACAACCGGGAATGGGAACGGAGGAAGGTTCAACTTTTGCAACGCGCGGTGTTTATTTTACAGATGATGCCAAACATTACCAAAGTGCTTACGACAGAAAACCGCGCCCAAGTTTTTATAGTATTGAAGAAGGCTGGAAATTTTATGCAGAACGTCCGTATTTAGCAGGAATGTTTATCTGGACGGGTTTTGATTATCGCGGAGAACCAACGCCTTATGGCTGGCCATCGGTTACGTCTTATTTTGGAATGATGGATGTTTGCGGTTTCCCGAAAGACAATGTTTTCTATTTGAAATCGTGGTGGGGAAATGAACCTGTTTTGCATATTATACCGCATTGGAACTGGAGTACGGGCAAAGAAATCGATGTTTGGGTACATTCGAATTGTGATGAAGTAGAACTTTTTCTGAACAAGGAAAGTCTGGGTAAAAAGAAAATGGAGCAATACGGACATTTAGAATGGAAGGTAAAATATGTGCCGGGAACTTTGGAAGCGGTTGGTTATAAAAACGGAAAAAAAGTACTTTCAGAAATTCAGAAAACAACAGAAAATGCTCAAAACATCAAATTATCTGTTGATAAAGAGAATCTTTCTAATGCAAATGTTGTGGTTATTACGGCTGAAACTACAGATGAAAAAGGCGCACATGTACCCACTGCAAATCATGAATTGACGTTTTCTATTAAGGGCGGAAAAATTCTTGGCGTAGGAAATGGCAACCCAACATCTTTAGAGAGAGATAAATTTATTGATAACATCGAGCTTGTTGCTATAACTAATTTTGAGGAGAAGAAATTAGCTTCGACAAATCTTCCCAATCAAATAACGGCTGAAACTGATAACAACTGGAAAGAAGCTTTTAAAGACAGAGATTATAAAAATCAGGCTCCGGCGTATGTATATCGCGGTAAATTTGATTTAAAGGATAATCTGAAAACAAATACGGTTACTTTTTTCTATAAAAAAATTGGTGTAAATGCAGTCGTTTTTGTCAACGGAAATAAAATTCCCGCAAGTGCAGAAGATGATCAAAAATATATTCTAAATGCTACTATTTTAAAACAGGGTTTAAACACGATTCAGATTATTGCGCCGCCTTTGCAAAAAAATAAAGATTGGGATGTTATGAATACTGATCCCGGAATTATTCAGGTTATTACTCCGGCAGAATCCTGGAAAAGAAAACTTTTTAACGGATATGCTCAAGTCATTATCGAAAAAGACCAAAATGCAGGCGAGGTAAATATATCGGCTACAGCCAAAGGATTAAAAGCGGGATCAATTATTGTAAAATAG
- a CDS encoding Na+/H+ antiporter, with the protein MLNDLAFYLGIVIVILLLIMVSNKIKVAYPVLLVLAGLLISFIPGIPLLRIDPELIFFIFLPPLLYEASWKISWKELWKWRRIITSFAFLVVFFTALSVALVSNYFIPGFSLALGFLLGGIVSPPDAVSVGAIMKFVKVPRRMSSILEGESLLNDASSLIIFRFALITAGTGQFVWYNAVTSFGWMVLAGVGIGLAIGFIFMKLHKYLPTDANIDIVLSLVTPYIIYLVAEEAHSSGVLAVVSGGLLLSNNRLSFLSSTSRLRGVNVWESFCFILNGLIFMFIGLDLPEITQGLGSVSIPSAIGYGILVTFVLIVARIISAYAAVIVTLIARNFITVADTRHPGYKGILIISWSGMRGVVSLAAALSIPVYAQGGTPFPQRNLILFITFVVILTTLLLQGLTLPWLIKKINMPDPDYIMPDDEMYNKLRRLLSQQALEHLKTNYSQHLENEKVLQQLASKWEDASVSNNEDILMTDEAKKVYREILDLQRKWLTDKNKDERIDEEIVRKHILHLDLEEEKLHFL; encoded by the coding sequence ATGTTAAATGATCTCGCGTTTTATTTAGGTATTGTTATTGTCATCCTTTTGCTGATTATGGTAAGTAACAAGATAAAAGTTGCTTATCCGGTTTTGCTGGTTTTGGCGGGATTGTTAATTAGTTTTATTCCCGGAATTCCATTATTACGTATCGATCCGGAATTGATCTTTTTTATTTTTCTTCCACCTTTATTGTATGAGGCTTCGTGGAAAATATCTTGGAAAGAACTCTGGAAATGGCGACGTATTATAACGAGTTTTGCTTTTTTAGTGGTTTTTTTTACGGCACTTTCGGTTGCACTTGTTTCTAATTATTTTATTCCCGGATTTTCATTGGCACTCGGTTTTTTACTTGGCGGAATTGTTTCACCGCCAGATGCCGTAAGTGTTGGCGCGATTATGAAATTTGTAAAAGTGCCTCGTCGAATGTCATCAATTTTAGAAGGCGAAAGTCTTTTAAATGATGCGTCTTCGCTAATCATATTTCGATTTGCTTTAATAACAGCCGGAACAGGGCAATTTGTGTGGTATAATGCCGTAACAAGTTTTGGATGGATGGTACTTGCAGGAGTTGGAATAGGTTTGGCAATTGGTTTTATCTTTATGAAACTGCACAAATATTTACCTACAGATGCTAATATAGATATTGTATTGTCTTTGGTAACGCCTTATATTATTTATCTGGTTGCCGAAGAAGCGCATAGTTCAGGAGTTCTTGCCGTTGTAAGCGGCGGTTTGCTATTATCAAACAACAGGCTTTCTTTTTTAAGCAGTACATCACGATTGCGGGGCGTGAATGTTTGGGAAAGTTTCTGTTTTATACTCAACGGATTAATTTTTATGTTTATTGGTCTCGATTTACCTGAAATTACGCAGGGACTTGGTTCTGTTAGTATTCCGTCGGCGATAGGGTATGGTATTCTTGTTACGTTTGTTTTGATTGTTGCAAGAATAATTTCAGCATATGCAGCAGTAATTGTAACCTTGATTGCCAGAAATTTTATAACGGTTGCAGATACAAGACATCCCGGATATAAAGGAATTTTAATTATTAGCTGGTCTGGTATGCGGGGCGTTGTATCGTTGGCAGCCGCATTATCAATACCCGTTTATGCACAAGGCGGAACTCCGTTTCCGCAAAGGAACCTGATACTTTTTATCACATTTGTTGTTATACTTACCACTTTATTATTGCAGGGACTTACGCTGCCTTGGCTTATTAAAAAAATAAATATGCCTGATCCTGATTATATTATGCCTGATGATGAAATGTATAATAAATTAAGACGATTACTTTCTCAACAAGCTTTAGAGCATTTGAAAACCAATTACAGCCAACATCTTGAAAATGAAAAAGTGTTGCAGCAACTCGCCAGTAAATGGGAAGATGCAAGCGTTTCTAATAATGAAGATATTCTCATGACCGACGAAGCCAAAAAAGTCTACAGAGAAATACTCGATCTGCAAAGAAAATGGCTTACTGACAAAAACAAAGACGAAAGAATTGATGAAGAAATTGTTCGTAAACACATTTTACATCTTGATCTTGAAGAAGAAAAATTGCATTTTTTGTAG
- a CDS encoding MBL fold metallo-hydrolase, whose amino-acid sequence MKKSIYSNTGIFSLLLFFLCTIFNFSVTAQNKSDGKKVQIFHIQNYFTEAYLVKGNSEKLLLIDTGVPVAGYQDSLVSAIKKLGFKPENITLAIVTHGHGDHAGNARFLQQTYKTKIAGSKADLGKFTSGKTELSKSEDVSIWGNRLRAYCDLDYPAFTPDIMVESTNIDLQKYGFDGKIIPIKGGHTPGDLLILIGENLFVGDTFVGTFKAQGGGLVPDGHHVREHFYHENKQLADQNLKNIEKIALNNKVKTIYPTHNGPVATYELTKYIKEEPLLRLLSKQNDAILNDILKGKFDFQNYLSDRFVLKTPDNKEYSKFQFPEVYSKTKIESLTAEDFRIVSSDENAAVLTYIEAIKLEGKESKNVSVTETYSKEKGIWKIVYKKEVL is encoded by the coding sequence ATGAAAAAGTCAATTTATTCAAATACAGGAATATTTTCTTTATTACTGTTCTTTTTATGCACCATTTTCAATTTCAGCGTTACAGCACAAAATAAAAGTGATGGCAAAAAAGTACAAATTTTTCATATTCAAAATTATTTTACAGAGGCTTATCTTGTAAAAGGCAATTCTGAAAAATTACTATTAATTGATACCGGAGTTCCTGTTGCCGGTTATCAGGATAGTTTGGTAAGTGCTATTAAAAAATTAGGCTTTAAACCTGAAAATATCACTTTGGCAATTGTTACGCACGGGCACGGCGATCATGCAGGAAATGCGAGATTTCTTCAGCAAACATACAAAACTAAAATTGCAGGAAGCAAAGCTGATTTAGGCAAATTTACTTCGGGGAAAACCGAATTATCAAAATCTGAAGATGTAAGTATTTGGGGAAACCGACTTCGCGCTTATTGTGATTTGGATTATCCCGCTTTTACACCCGATATTATGGTTGAAAGTACCAATATTGATCTTCAAAAATATGGTTTTGATGGAAAAATAATTCCAATTAAAGGCGGACATACTCCCGGAGATTTATTGATACTTATTGGCGAAAATCTTTTTGTTGGAGACACTTTTGTGGGTACTTTTAAAGCTCAGGGCGGAGGATTAGTTCCCGATGGTCATCATGTAAGAGAACATTTTTATCATGAGAATAAACAACTGGCTGATCAAAATTTAAAAAATATTGAGAAAATTGCGCTTAACAATAAAGTCAAAACCATTTATCCTACACACAATGGTCCTGTTGCTACTTATGAATTAACAAAATACATTAAAGAAGAACCTTTATTGCGACTTTTATCAAAACAAAATGATGCTATTTTAAACGACATTTTAAAAGGTAAATTTGATTTTCAAAATTATTTGTCAGATCGTTTTGTTTTAAAAACTCCTGACAATAAAGAATATTCAAAATTTCAATTTCCTGAGGTTTATTCTAAAACTAAAATAGAATCTTTAACTGCCGAAGATTTCAGAATTGTTTCTTCAGATGAAAATGCAGCCGTATTAACCTATATAGAAGCAATAAAGCTGGAAGGAAAAGAGTCTAAAAATGTCTCCGTAACCGAAACTTATTCTAAAGAAAAAGGAATTTGGAAGATTGTTTATAAGAAAGAGGTTTTATAG
- a CDS encoding Crp/Fnr family transcriptional regulator, with translation MKDLLPVIDYVSRYVDLTDDEKKHLATFLKITKVKKRQFIVQPGFVCKRKSYVVKGAFRGYLVDNEGKEHTLSFAIEDWWISDYSSLIYQEPATLFVEALEDSILIQIEYEDEQKFLEEIPKLEKFERIITQRSLAFHQKRLLSNFTKTAEERYDEFMSKYSAIAKRVPQYALASYLGFSTEYLSKIRNRKTSKS, from the coding sequence ATGAAAGATCTACTACCGGTTATAGACTATGTATCAAGATATGTTGATTTGACGGATGATGAAAAAAAACATCTGGCTACTTTTTTGAAGATTACCAAAGTCAAAAAAAGACAATTTATCGTGCAGCCGGGTTTTGTATGCAAACGCAAAAGTTATGTTGTAAAAGGCGCTTTTAGAGGTTATCTGGTCGATAATGAAGGCAAAGAACATACCTTATCATTTGCCATAGAAGATTGGTGGATATCTGATTACAGCAGTTTAATTTATCAGGAACCTGCGACCTTGTTTGTTGAAGCTTTGGAAGATTCTATTCTCATTCAGATTGAATATGAAGACGAGCAGAAGTTTCTGGAGGAAATTCCCAAACTCGAAAAATTCGAACGTATTATTACCCAGCGTTCACTGGCTTTTCATCAAAAAAGACTTTTATCTAATTTTACTAAAACCGCCGAAGAACGATATGACGAATTCATGAGCAAATATTCGGCAATTGCAAAGCGCGTTCCTCAATATGCTTTGGCTTCTTATCTTGGTTTTAGTACAGAATATCTAAGTAAAATCAGAAACCGAAAAACTTCAAAAAGTTAA
- a CDS encoding helix-turn-helix domain-containing protein, producing the protein MKEQIECQATELGINDLKLKGFKVYEVNGDVSKIPTYNRRDYYKICINTSKSLIHYADRGIETDGTILFFGNPHIPYSWDIISPVYHGYACVFTEDFLKVNDRSESLHESPLFKIGGTPIFSLSDQQKVFVDSLFQKMIEEQETDYVFKDDLMRNYINLILHESMKMQPSENFFKHKNASSRITSLFLELLERQFPVETKDQPLILKTPQDYAQSLAVHVNHLNRSVKEVTGKPTTAHITERIIGEAKALLQHTDWSIADIGYSLGFEYPSYFNNYFKRLTGTIPKSLRM; encoded by the coding sequence ATGAAAGAGCAAATAGAATGTCAGGCAACAGAACTTGGTATAAACGATTTAAAGCTAAAAGGTTTTAAAGTATACGAAGTAAATGGTGATGTAAGCAAAATTCCAACCTATAACCGCAGGGATTATTACAAGATTTGTATAAATACCAGCAAAAGCCTTATTCATTATGCAGATCGCGGTATAGAAACTGACGGAACTATTTTGTTTTTTGGAAATCCGCATATTCCATATTCATGGGATATTATTTCTCCCGTTTATCATGGATATGCCTGTGTTTTTACCGAAGATTTCTTAAAGGTAAACGATCGTTCTGAAAGTCTTCATGAATCGCCTTTGTTTAAAATAGGCGGAACTCCAATTTTCTCATTATCAGATCAACAGAAAGTTTTTGTAGATTCGTTATTTCAAAAAATGATCGAAGAACAAGAAACAGATTATGTTTTTAAAGATGATTTAATGCGCAATTATATTAATTTGATTTTGCATGAATCGATGAAAATGCAGCCATCAGAAAATTTCTTTAAACATAAAAATGCATCTTCCCGAATAACTTCATTATTTTTGGAATTATTAGAAAGACAGTTTCCGGTTGAAACTAAAGATCAGCCGCTTATTTTAAAAACACCGCAAGATTATGCTCAAAGCCTTGCCGTACATGTAAATCACCTAAATCGATCGGTTAAGGAAGTGACCGGAAAGCCTACTACAGCGCATATTACAGAAAGAATTATTGGCGAAGCAAAAGCACTGTTGCAACATACAGATTGGAGTATTGCTGATATTGGTTACTCACTTGGATTTGAATATCCAAGCTACTTTAATAATTACTTTAAAAGACTTACCGGAACAATTCCGAAATCGTTAAGAATGTAA
- a CDS encoding cupin domain-containing protein — MKTSENQLNEIFPKGDLASADYFTGKAWVKMLVPNDPILNTAVGNVVFEPGARNNWHTHPGGQILIVTHGTGYYQEVGKPIQLLQVGDVINIPPLLKHWHGASHNSEFTHIAISTNTQTGIVDWLEPVTDEQYNSFQ; from the coding sequence ATGAAAACTTCAGAAAATCAATTAAACGAAATTTTCCCTAAAGGCGATTTGGCTTCGGCAGATTACTTTACAGGAAAAGCCTGGGTTAAAATGCTGGTGCCAAACGACCCAATTCTAAATACTGCAGTTGGTAATGTCGTTTTCGAACCTGGCGCAAGAAACAATTGGCACACACATCCCGGCGGACAAATTTTGATTGTTACGCACGGAACAGGATATTATCAGGAAGTTGGAAAACCAATTCAGCTGCTTCAGGTTGGTGATGTAATTAATATTCCGCCACTACTTAAACACTGGCACGGAGCTTCTCACAACAGCGAATTTACCCACATTGCCATCAGTACCAATACACAAACCGGAATTGTAGATTGGCTCGAACCTGTTACCGATGAGCAATACAATAGCTTTCAATAA